The following coding sequences lie in one candidate division WOR-3 bacterium genomic window:
- a CDS encoding GTP cyclohydrolase I FolE2: protein MPDIQNDEPEHGIDVDSVGVKDIFFPISVEDRANTKQQTIARISMFVELPKHYRGTHMSRFVSVLHSYQKEFSMLNMGEILKHVKEGLEAEKALMEVGFKYFIKKKAPVSKIESLMDYDCCFRAATGGKDDFVLEVKVPVMTLCPCSKEISARGAHNQRAAVRIQVRYNDFIWIEELVELAERNSSGPVFSLLKREDEKFVTENAFDRPRFVEDVVRGIAKELLDDKRTLWFRAECESMESIHNHSAYAVIERRK from the coding sequence ATGCCGGATATTCAGAACGACGAGCCCGAGCACGGAATAGACGTCGATTCAGTCGGCGTAAAAGACATCTTTTTCCCGATTTCGGTCGAAGACAGGGCAAACACAAAACAGCAGACCATTGCCAGAATCTCGATGTTCGTCGAACTGCCGAAACATTACAGGGGAACTCACATGAGCAGGTTCGTCAGCGTCCTGCACTCGTATCAAAAAGAATTTTCAATGCTCAACATGGGAGAGATATTAAAACATGTAAAAGAAGGTCTCGAGGCTGAAAAAGCGTTGATGGAAGTCGGATTTAAATACTTCATAAAAAAGAAGGCTCCCGTCAGCAAAATAGAGAGTTTGATGGACTACGACTGTTGTTTTCGCGCGGCGACGGGTGGAAAAGATGATTTTGTTCTCGAAGTGAAAGTCCCGGTGATGACGCTTTGCCCCTGTTCCAAGGAGATATCCGCCAGGGGAGCTCACAATCAAAGGGCGGCTGTTAGAATTCAGGTGAGATACAACGATTTCATCTGGATAGAAGAACTTGTCGAATTGGCTGAACGCAACTCGAGCGGGCCGGTTTTTTCCCTGCTCAAAAGGGAAGACGAAAAATTTGTCACGGAAAATGCTTTCGACAGGCCGCGTTTTGTCGAAGACGTGGTCAGAGGCATTGCCAAAGAACTTTTAGACGATAAAAGAACACTTTGGTTCCGCGCCGAATGCGAAAGCATGGAG
- the queD gene encoding 6-carboxytetrahydropterin synthase QueD has translation MKTVILTRTFRADAAHKIAGLTKEHKCSSIHGHSFRIEVSVKGEVDPDKGWLMDFGDIKDIVNPTIKKIDHKFLNEIEGVESGTSENLVIWLWNSLKPVLPQLFEITVWESDSSRCSYKGE, from the coding sequence ATGAAAACAGTGATTTTGACGAGAACTTTCAGGGCTGACGCCGCTCACAAAATTGCGGGATTGACCAAGGAGCACAAGTGCAGTTCAATTCACGGTCACTCATTCAGGATAGAAGTCAGTGTCAAGGGCGAGGTAGATCCCGACAAGGGATGGCTCATGGATTTCGGTGACATTAAAGATATTGTCAATCCGACAATAAAAAAAATAGATCATAAATTTCTCAACGAAATTGAAGGCGTCGAATCCGGAACGAGTGAAAATCTCGTTATTTGGCTTTGGAACAGTTTAAAGCCGGTTTTACCCCAGCTCTTTGAGATAACTGTCTGGGAAAGCGACAGTTCCCGCTGTTCATACAAAGGCGAATGA